The DNA sequence TTGGTACAGGCGATGAGGAGATCCACCGCACTGGGCGAGGCCACGCCTGCCTGGTCGAGGATCTGCGGCCTGGCCCCGTTGCCGCGGACCACCATCACGTCCAGCTCGTCCTCGGCCTTCAGCGCCCGGGTCTCCTCGCGCTCGATGACCGTCACGTCGTGTCCTTCCTTTACCAGCTGCCCGGCCAGCGTAAAGCCCACCTCGCCGGCGCCTACGATCACTACCTGCACACAATCACCCCACTTGCCGCACTCCTGTCTTTCTGGAAGCAATCAATGATGCTACACTCTCTGCGGAATCCCGTCCACCCGTCTGCAGGGTACGCATCGCGGCGGCCGGCCCCGGGGCCGGAGGACGGAAGGAGGTCGGTTGCCATGAAACGACGCGGAAAGATCGCCCTGATCATCGCCGGGGGTCCCTTCACCCCTCCTACGATGGAGGCCCACGAGGAGGGCGAGGAACGCCCGCCTGCGGACGCGGTGATGCGGCTCTTCCCTTCACTGCAGGACAGCACCATCGAGGTGGTCGACTGGGGCCGCCAGCCCAGCAGTCACTATACCATACGGATCACCATGGACCTGATCGAACTCTGCCGCAAGCTCATCCAGGACGGCGTGGAGGGCATCGTCGTCTACTCGGGCACGGACATGCTGGAGGAGATGGCCTACCTGACGGACCTGCTCTGGGTCTACCCGCAGCCGCTGATCTTCACCGGGGCCTTCCGCGGGTGGGAGACCCTGGACGCCGATGCGGCGGGGAACCTCTACAACGCCCTGGTCGCGTCGCTCTCCAGAAACAGCTGGGGCCTGGGGGCGCTGCTCTGCTTCCAGGAGGAGCTCTTCTGCGCCTCGGAGGTCACCAAGGAGTACAGCTTCAAGAAAGACGGCTTCGCCGCGCCCGGTCCGGGCCCGGTGGGCGAGCTGGTGGCCGGGGAGCTTCTGATCCACCGCCGGCCCAACCGGCCCTCTCCGATGCGGGAGTCGGTGATCCCCGCCCGGGCCGTGGAGGCGGTCTACGCCTCCCTGGGCACCGGCGACCGGGTGCTCAAGTGCCTGGCCGACGACGAGGGCTTGGAGGGGCTGGTGCTGGCCGGATTCGGCAGCGGCAGCGTGCCCCCCTCCTGGCTGCCCTATGTGCGCAGCATCACCAAGCGGGACGTCCCGGTGGCGCTCACCTCGCGCTGCCAGCGGGGCATCGTGCAGACCCAGGCCACCTACGAGGCCAGCCCCAGGCGGCTGCTGGAGATGGGCGTCCTCAACGGCGGCAACCTCCGGCCGCTGCAGTGCAAGATCCGGCTGGCCGTGGGGATCGGGGCCAAGATGGACAGCACGGAGCTCCAGCGCTACCTGCTGGACTAGCGCCTAGAGGGCGTTGGCGAGCATCCGCAGGGCGCTGACGATGACCACCGCCGCCAGGATGTAGCGGATCCAGCGGTTGCCCTTCAGGACGGTGAACCGCGCCCCCAGGGCGGCGCCGGTCATGTTGCCCACCGCCAGCAGCAGACCGAAGGGCCAGGCCACCATGCCGTGGACGATGAAGATGGCCAGGCTGACGGCGGTATAGACGGCCACGATGACCACCTTGGCCCCGTTGGCATGGACCAGATCCATGCCAACCACGCCCACGAGCCCCCAGATCAGGAAGAATCCCACCCCGGCCTGGATGAACCCCCCGTAGACCCCGATGAAAAAGAAGACCACCTGCACCATCCAGCGCGGCCAGGAGCGCCGGATGTTCTCCTCCCACATCCTGGGACGGAAGACGATGAAGAGGGCCATCACGCTGATGAGGACGGCGATCACCAGGTTCAGCAGCTGCTGGTCGATCTGGACCACGATGCCCGTCCCCACGATGGAGCCCAGCACCGCCGGCCAGGTGAGGTGGAGCGTCTCGCTCATGGAGAGCACGTCGGACTTTCTGAAGTGGTGGATGGCCACGGCGTTCTGGCAGATGATGGCCACCCGGTTGGTGGCGTTGGCGATCCCCACCGGCAGGCCCAGAAAGACCAGAAGCGGCAGGGAGAGCAGCGATCCCCCGCCGGCCACCACATTGATAAAGCCTGCGGCCACCCCTGTGGCCAGTACGGCCGCGATCTGGAGCACGGTCATATCGGTTCCCTCCACGTCCTATGTATTTTCCATCGTTCTTTCCTGTGATATAATAACGTTGAAGCATTCTCACGGGGGGTGAAATCATGCGATACGCAATGAGCGAGGAAATCATCGCGATCCGTCTCACGGAAGGGGAGAAGCTCCACGAAAACATCGCCCGGGTCTGTGAGGAGAGCAGTGTGGACTCCGCCGTGGTGCTCGGCGCCGCGGGCATGGTCAGGGAGATCCGCTTCGGCTGGTTCAACGGCAACGACTACGAGATCAAGGACTTCGACGGCGTCTTCGAGCTCATCTCCCTCACCGGAGATGTGAGCATCAAGGGTCAGGAGATCTACCCGCATCTGCACGCATCCTTCAGCAGACCCGACCACTCCACTGTGGGCGGCCACGTCCTCAACGTGGTGGC is a window from the Synergistales bacterium genome containing:
- a CDS encoding sulfite exporter TauE/SafE family protein, which codes for MTVLQIAAVLATGVAAGFINVVAGGGSLLSLPLLVFLGLPVGIANATNRVAIICQNAVAIHHFRKSDVLSMSETLHLTWPAVLGSIVGTGIVVQIDQQLLNLVIAVLISVMALFIVFRPRMWEENIRRSWPRWMVQVVFFFIGVYGGFIQAGVGFFLIWGLVGVVGMDLVHANGAKVVIVAVYTAVSLAIFIVHGMVAWPFGLLLAVGNMTGAALGARFTVLKGNRWIRYILAAVVIVSALRMLANAL
- a CDS encoding asparaginase, with the protein product MKRRGKIALIIAGGPFTPPTMEAHEEGEERPPADAVMRLFPSLQDSTIEVVDWGRQPSSHYTIRITMDLIELCRKLIQDGVEGIVVYSGTDMLEEMAYLTDLLWVYPQPLIFTGAFRGWETLDADAAGNLYNALVASLSRNSWGLGALLCFQEELFCASEVTKEYSFKKDGFAAPGPGPVGELVAGELLIHRRPNRPSPMRESVIPARAVEAVYASLGTGDRVLKCLADDEGLEGLVLAGFGSGSVPPSWLPYVRSITKRDVPVALTSRCQRGIVQTQATYEASPRRLLEMGVLNGGNLRPLQCKIRLAVGIGAKMDSTELQRYLLD
- a CDS encoding DUF296 domain-containing protein, whose protein sequence is MRYAMSEEIIAIRLTEGEKLHENIARVCEESSVDSAVVLGAAGMVREIRFGWFNGNDYEIKDFDGVFELISLTGDVSIKGQEIYPHLHASFSRPDHSTVGGHVLNVVANNNLEIFLKPLTKIRFAREFDGWFEALVPLKR
- a CDS encoding NAD-binding protein, translated to MQVVIVGAGEVGFTLAGQLVKEGHDVTVIEREETRALKAEDELDVMVVRGNGARPQILDQAGVASPSAVDLLIACTNHDEVNILACWIAKREGVGMVVARTRSMEFTDSDSWAKDLGIDMMISPERSVAREIEELLSIS